In Paenibacillus sp. G2S3, a single window of DNA contains:
- the hemG gene encoding protoporphyrinogen oxidase has product MTGPSRRIVIIGGGLSGLSAAFYIRKFYKEAGMRPDIVLLEKNKTLGGKIETLHRDGFVIEKGPDSFLASKTEMIELAKELELDHELVNTNPKAEKTYILQRDKLHLMPSGLVLGIPTELKPFLSSALVSFGGKTRALMDLILPSKRSNEDESLGQLIERRLGTEVMENLTEPLLAGMYAGDIRKVSLQATFPQFGEVERQYGGLIRGIIKERKSTKANTSTKSSTFLTFRKGLQSLVHGLIHELHDVEQRTEAAVVSIHAIETNAPHYELELESGERLLADEIYITTPNSFAAELLRPHVDVSALDAVNYVSVANLVMAFNKKDIQIDEDGAGFLVPRKEGRNITACTWTSTKWPHTSPDDKVLMRCHVGRSGDEQNVQLPDEALTELVSKDLREIMGITAKPIFTEITRSEHSIPQYPVGHLDNLSKFHRELETTLPGIYVFGAGYDGVAMPDCVKQAKLTAQSAAKRISN; this is encoded by the coding sequence ATGACTGGTCCCTCTAGGCGAATTGTAATCATAGGCGGTGGGCTGAGTGGACTCAGCGCCGCCTTTTACATTCGTAAGTTTTACAAAGAAGCTGGCATGAGGCCTGATATTGTACTGCTAGAGAAAAATAAGACTCTTGGTGGGAAGATCGAAACATTGCATCGGGATGGATTTGTGATTGAGAAAGGCCCGGATTCTTTTTTAGCTAGCAAAACAGAGATGATTGAACTGGCTAAGGAATTAGAGCTAGATCACGAGCTGGTGAACACAAATCCAAAGGCAGAGAAGACCTATATACTGCAGCGGGACAAGCTTCATCTTATGCCTTCCGGTCTTGTGCTTGGAATTCCTACTGAACTAAAGCCATTTCTATCAAGTGCTCTGGTTTCATTCGGTGGCAAAACACGCGCGCTGATGGACTTAATCTTACCTTCTAAGCGGAGTAATGAAGATGAATCCCTTGGACAGCTGATTGAGCGTCGTTTAGGTACTGAAGTGATGGAGAATTTGACCGAGCCGCTATTAGCCGGAATGTATGCTGGAGATATACGAAAAGTCAGCCTACAGGCTACCTTTCCGCAATTTGGAGAAGTAGAGCGGCAGTATGGTGGTCTTATTCGTGGAATCATCAAAGAGCGAAAGTCGACCAAGGCAAATACGAGCACAAAGAGCAGCACTTTTCTGACCTTTCGAAAAGGACTACAAAGTCTCGTGCATGGCTTGATTCATGAACTACATGATGTAGAACAACGAACTGAGGCTGCTGTGGTCTCTATACATGCTATAGAAACTAATGCTCCTCATTATGAGCTAGAACTGGAAAGTGGCGAACGGCTGCTTGCGGATGAAATATATATCACCACACCAAATTCTTTTGCTGCCGAACTGTTGCGTCCACATGTGGATGTCTCAGCACTCGATGCGGTAAATTATGTTTCGGTTGCGAACTTAGTCATGGCCTTCAACAAGAAGGATATCCAAATTGATGAGGATGGAGCAGGTTTTCTTGTGCCACGTAAGGAAGGACGCAATATTACTGCCTGCACATGGACATCTACGAAGTGGCCGCATACGAGTCCTGATGATAAAGTGCTTATGCGCTGTCATGTAGGTCGTTCAGGAGATGAGCAGAATGTTCAGCTTCCGGATGAGGCACTTACGGAGCTAGTGAGTAAGGATTTGCGAGAGATTATGGGGATTACAGCGAAACCCATATTCACGGAAATTACGCGTTCGGAACATTCGATACCGCAGTATCCTGTAGGACATCTTGACAACCTTTCTAAATTTCATAGGGAGCTTGAGACAACACTTCCTGGGATATATGTCTTTGGAGCTGGATATGATGGAGTGGCAATGCCCGATTGTGTTAAGCAGGCTAAGCTTACAGCACAAAGCGCTGCTAAGCGCATATCGAATTAA
- a CDS encoding CapA family protein, whose product MYPPRSRSRQKNKHKSKRKRRTAWMWINAGLLLMIIVALSYSFMDDKFKGSSEPPPVAQVTASPTPEITAQETAPTVTVTPEATESPVPSPTATPKATPTPEPEKEEIVETQAPEATEPPSSDEGSSQVADGGSVSGLPSDDQAAGNTVTLNFGGDVIFSGKAGELLEKKGYDYSYAALDGMFKKDDLTVVNLETPVTTGGVGAANKQYVFKGSPKALDALKAAGVDAVNMANNHTLDQGEEGLRDTLSHLSERGIPYVGAGLNSKEAFSAQYFERKGIKIALLGFTRVIPASDWMAGKNKPGLASVYDSREGLKAIAAAKQKADLVVVVVHWGKERVEQFDNIQQTLGRSFVDAGADLVIGGHPHVLQGVEPYKGKWIAYSTGNFIFTRSTVPATWETAVFQAECSKKGQCSLQLKPMTAELAQPVPMNQVNGQLLLKKVESLSAGRVKIDSDGKVTQVTK is encoded by the coding sequence ATGTATCCGCCGCGATCGCGTTCTAGACAGAAGAACAAACATAAGAGCAAGCGTAAGCGCAGAACGGCCTGGATGTGGATCAATGCAGGTCTTCTTCTGATGATTATTGTGGCGCTCAGCTATAGTTTTATGGATGACAAATTCAAGGGGAGTTCTGAGCCGCCTCCGGTGGCGCAAGTCACAGCTTCTCCTACACCGGAAATTACTGCTCAGGAGACAGCGCCTACAGTGACTGTAACGCCTGAAGCCACGGAGTCTCCCGTGCCTTCTCCTACGGCAACCCCTAAGGCTACACCTACACCAGAGCCAGAGAAGGAAGAGATTGTTGAAACACAAGCGCCTGAAGCAACTGAGCCCCCTTCGTCAGATGAAGGTAGCTCCCAAGTCGCAGATGGTGGTTCTGTGTCTGGACTTCCATCGGATGATCAGGCTGCTGGCAATACAGTGACCTTGAATTTTGGTGGAGATGTTATTTTTTCGGGGAAAGCCGGGGAATTGCTTGAAAAGAAAGGCTACGACTATTCGTATGCTGCGCTCGATGGAATGTTCAAAAAGGATGACCTTACGGTCGTGAATCTGGAGACCCCTGTGACCACGGGTGGGGTTGGCGCCGCTAATAAACAATATGTATTCAAAGGCTCACCGAAAGCGTTAGATGCTCTTAAGGCAGCCGGAGTGGATGCAGTAAATATGGCGAACAATCATACGCTGGATCAAGGGGAGGAAGGTCTGCGAGACACGCTTAGTCATCTCTCGGAAAGAGGCATTCCTTATGTTGGTGCTGGACTCAACAGTAAAGAAGCATTCTCGGCGCAATATTTTGAGCGTAAAGGGATTAAGATCGCCTTGCTGGGGTTCACACGCGTGATTCCTGCATCGGATTGGATGGCGGGAAAGAACAAACCAGGGCTTGCTTCAGTATATGACAGTAGAGAAGGACTTAAAGCGATCGCTGCAGCCAAACAGAAAGCCGATTTAGTAGTCGTAGTTGTCCATTGGGGCAAGGAACGGGTAGAGCAGTTCGATAATATCCAGCAGACCCTTGGACGTAGCTTTGTCGATGCGGGAGCTGATCTTGTCATTGGTGGTCACCCACATGTATTGCAAGGTGTGGAGCCATACAAAGGCAAGTGGATCGCCTACAGCACTGGTAATTTTATTTTTACGAGATCAACGGTACCTGCCACTTGGGAAACTGCTGTTTTTCAGGCGGAATGTAGTAAAAAAGGTCAATGCTCATTACAGCTGAAGCCTATGACTGCTGAGCTAGCTCAGCCCGTGCCAATGAACCAGGTGAACGGACAGCTTTTGCTGAAAAAAGTAGAGTCTTTATCTGCTGGTCGAGTTAAGATCGACAGTGACGGAAAAGTCACTCAAGTTACAAAATAG
- a CDS encoding glycerophosphodiester phosphodiesterase family protein, which translates to MMNNLCVAHRGFSGKAPENTLAAIRMAIAMPFVHWMELDVQLSKDGVPVVIHDFTLDRTTNGHGKVKNMDWEHLRRLDAGSWKGRSFRGERVPSLEEVLTLASGRLHLNIELKTVGDMYPDIEKKVTDLISSKGMRDDVILTSFDTNVLKKIKAIDPHFRTGLIFDSRFGNPARRLHELECSLLSISFSRLNPRLAKLLTAQGVKIMAWTVNKGKEMRRLADMHSDIMICTNRPDIWGDTFLKV; encoded by the coding sequence ATGATGAACAATTTATGTGTTGCCCATCGGGGATTTTCCGGTAAAGCTCCGGAGAATACATTAGCAGCAATCCGGATGGCCATTGCCATGCCATTTGTGCACTGGATGGAATTGGATGTCCAGCTCTCCAAGGACGGTGTTCCTGTTGTTATTCATGACTTTACGCTGGACCGTACAACCAATGGTCATGGTAAGGTGAAAAACATGGATTGGGAGCATCTCCGTCGTCTCGACGCGGGTAGCTGGAAAGGGCGTTCTTTTCGGGGAGAGCGGGTGCCTTCATTGGAAGAGGTGCTCACATTAGCCTCCGGTAGACTGCATCTGAATATTGAACTAAAAACAGTGGGCGATATGTATCCTGACATCGAGAAGAAGGTGACAGATCTTATTTCCTCTAAAGGCATGCGGGACGACGTGATTTTGACCTCTTTTGACACAAATGTGTTGAAAAAAATCAAGGCAATCGACCCCCACTTTCGCACAGGCTTAATTTTTGATTCAAGGTTTGGTAATCCTGCTCGAAGGCTGCATGAACTGGAGTGTTCTCTTTTATCGATCAGCTTTTCACGTCTGAATCCCAGATTGGCTAAGCTTTTGACGGCGCAAGGTGTGAAGATTATGGCTTGGACTGTGAACAAAGGGAAAGAGATGCGTCGCTTAGCAGATATGCATTCTGATATAATGATTTGTACAAACCGTCCGGATATTTGGGGCGATACATTTCTAAAAGTATAA
- a CDS encoding fumarylacetoacetate hydrolase family protein: MCAAVNNLYCVGRNYKLHAEELGNNIPVEPLIFLKPSHAAVSLDKAVIQLPKDSGQVHYEGELVLRIARDYVPGMSVEDLVDVMALGLDFTLRDVHNDLQKKGLPWTPAKGFKNAAPLTPYIAFPDKEELEGTDFTVLKNGVEVQRGNVKNMIFSLQKIVDFIAARYGLGKDDVIFTGTPAGVGPTVSGDSFELYWGDKLMGTCLIG, from the coding sequence GTGTGCGCTGCTGTTAATAATTTGTATTGTGTTGGACGGAACTACAAGCTACATGCGGAGGAATTAGGAAATAATATTCCCGTGGAGCCACTCATTTTTTTGAAGCCCTCACATGCGGCGGTTTCCCTCGATAAAGCAGTCATTCAGCTTCCAAAGGATTCAGGTCAGGTTCATTATGAAGGAGAACTTGTGCTACGTATCGCGCGTGATTATGTACCGGGTATGAGTGTGGAGGATCTGGTGGATGTTATGGCTCTGGGACTGGATTTCACACTGCGTGATGTGCATAATGATCTGCAGAAGAAAGGGCTACCTTGGACGCCAGCTAAAGGCTTTAAGAACGCTGCTCCACTTACACCTTACATCGCCTTTCCTGACAAGGAAGAGCTGGAGGGAACAGATTTTACAGTATTGAAAAATGGTGTGGAAGTTCAGCGAGGTAATGTCAAAAACATGATTTTTTCGCTCCAAAAAATTGTCGATTTTATCGCTGCGCGTTACGGGCTGGGTAAAGACGATGTGATATTCACGGGAACACCAGCAGGCGTAGGTCCTACCGTATCAGGAGATTCGTTTGAATTATACTGGGGTGACAAGCTGATGGGAACTTGCCTGATCGGCTAA
- a CDS encoding DUF92 domain-containing protein gives MLWIIGALGALLVAGAAYRKQSLSLSGMLAAVAMGTIYFGAGNAFWFGILLIFFISSSLLSKLHHDNKAELELTYAKTGRRDAGQVFANGGLGMVFVLLNAIVPMELWGFLFIGVMATVTSDTWATEIGTLSKKPPRSVLTGKILPAGASGGVSSLGTLAAAAGGALIGAASWLLRMISGMPDQSFMLLTLAGLAGGLAGAFTDSILGATVQQMNRCTVCGREVESTHHCGKKVEYARGWKWMTNDAVNAISSIVGGAIALLCGMMI, from the coding sequence ATGCTATGGATTATTGGCGCTCTTGGCGCTTTGTTAGTTGCGGGAGCGGCTTATAGGAAACAATCCTTAAGCCTGTCCGGTATGCTTGCCGCGGTAGCGATGGGGACCATTTATTTTGGTGCTGGAAATGCCTTTTGGTTTGGAATATTGTTGATTTTTTTCATCTCATCAAGCCTGCTGTCTAAGCTTCATCATGACAATAAGGCTGAGCTTGAGCTGACTTATGCCAAGACAGGTCGCCGAGATGCTGGGCAGGTCTTTGCTAATGGTGGGCTCGGGATGGTTTTTGTTCTACTGAATGCGATTGTTCCGATGGAACTTTGGGGATTTTTATTTATCGGCGTTATGGCAACGGTAACCTCTGATACATGGGCTACGGAGATTGGTACACTCAGCAAGAAGCCACCACGGTCGGTCCTGACAGGGAAAATACTTCCGGCAGGTGCCTCGGGTGGCGTATCCAGCCTTGGTACGCTGGCGGCCGCCGCAGGAGGCGCACTTATTGGTGCAGCTTCATGGCTGCTGCGGATGATATCCGGCATGCCGGATCAATCCTTCATGCTGCTTACATTGGCTGGACTCGCTGGAGGACTTGCAGGTGCGTTCACGGATTCTATTCTAGGGGCAACCGTGCAGCAGATGAATCGCTGCACGGTATGCGGACGCGAAGTGGAAAGTACACATCACTGCGGTAAAAAGGTTGAATACGCACGTGGCTGGAAGTGGATGACCAATGATGCAGTTAATGCTATCAGCTCTATCGTTGGAGGGGCCATTGCCTTACTGTGTGGGATGATGATTTAA
- a CDS encoding TetR/AcrR family transcriptional regulator: MSSTSNHKHTAILDAAYELFGSGGFYETKMSEIAEQAGIAKGTVYLYFKSKEELFMAVTRRDCEGFLQQLQERLKASDTLAGKLSIIAKHHLYYYFERKRHTKLFFRAPNNNPELVAYMTLFMEEYMQAVVKVLLEGGASEPELMAQSYIGMLDRLKMDILFDPSFKEEDAYKRAGFAAGLFIKGAMDYLNLGQDDRPVE, from the coding sequence ATGAGCAGCACGTCCAATCATAAACATACTGCTATTCTGGATGCCGCATACGAGCTCTTCGGTTCAGGTGGATTTTACGAAACGAAGATGTCGGAAATTGCGGAGCAGGCAGGGATTGCTAAGGGCACCGTTTATTTATACTTCAAGAGTAAGGAAGAATTGTTCATGGCGGTAACTCGCCGGGATTGTGAGGGATTCCTCCAGCAATTGCAGGAAAGGCTGAAGGCTAGTGATACTTTAGCGGGTAAGCTGTCCATCATCGCCAAACATCATCTTTACTATTATTTTGAGCGTAAGCGACACACGAAGCTCTTTTTCCGCGCACCTAACAATAACCCAGAGCTTGTGGCGTATATGACGCTTTTTATGGAAGAATATATGCAAGCAGTGGTGAAGGTATTGCTGGAGGGCGGAGCGTCCGAGCCAGAGCTCATGGCGCAGTCCTACATAGGGATGTTGGATCGACTGAAGATGGATATTTTGTTCGATCCGTCTTTTAAGGAAGAGGACGCGTATAAACGCGCTGGTTTCGCTGCTGGTCTTTTTATTAAAGGGGCTATGGATTACTTGAATTTAGGTCAGGATGATAGACCGGTGGAATAG
- a CDS encoding ABC-F family ATP-binding cassette domain-containing protein: MNIMTVEHLSKSYGEKVLFSDASFGMDDRDKIGLIGVNGTGKSTFLRIIAGLDTPDGGQIAIGNNVRVQYLAQNPPYEPTNTVLQQVFAGDDPDLATMREYMEIMSRLEKDPGNAELEGKLVRIGQAIDAAGTWHLESEAKSVLTKLGIVKFDALMDTLSGGQRKRVALAAALITPSELLILDEPTNHIDTDSVAWLEQYLQKRRGALLMVTHDRYFLERVASVMLELDGGQLYRYEANYSRFLELKADREEREASAEQKRKNLLRTELAWIRRGAKARSTKQKARIDRFEKLKESTGSSSNGSLDISVASTRLGRKIIEINELSKSLDGRQLIKDLTYIAVPQDRVGIVGPNGSGKSTLLNLIAGKLQPDKGEVQLGATVKLGYFTQEHQDMDDSMRAIEYVKEEAEIIRTADGSVITAGQMLERFLFPPAMQWTPISKLSGGEKRRLYLLRVLMGAPNVLLLDEPTNDLDIGTLAVLEDYLDEFPGVVFTVSHDRYFLDRTIDKLIAFENGDIRIHVGDYTEYEEWLAKNVSSRNAESNKDDGSAKRKETTDTDSNTAGASAPKTKLKFSFKEQREYEGIDEQIELAEQRLTDISVEMEAAFADSGRLQELVEEQRLAEAELERLMERWTYLNELAEKIAGKA, encoded by the coding sequence ATGAATATTATGACCGTGGAACATCTTTCCAAGAGTTATGGAGAGAAAGTACTCTTTAGTGATGCTTCATTTGGTATGGACGATCGGGACAAAATTGGCTTGATCGGTGTAAATGGAACGGGTAAATCTACATTTTTACGTATTATTGCCGGTCTGGATACCCCGGATGGCGGGCAAATTGCGATCGGAAATAATGTACGAGTGCAGTACTTGGCACAGAACCCTCCTTATGAGCCAACAAACACGGTACTGCAACAGGTTTTCGCCGGAGATGATCCAGATCTTGCTACCATGCGTGAATATATGGAGATCATGTCTCGTCTTGAAAAAGACCCAGGCAATGCAGAACTTGAAGGCAAGCTGGTGCGGATTGGGCAGGCTATCGATGCAGCAGGTACTTGGCATTTGGAGAGTGAAGCTAAGAGCGTGCTAACTAAGCTAGGCATAGTGAAGTTCGATGCGCTGATGGATACGCTGTCTGGTGGTCAACGAAAACGTGTAGCACTTGCGGCTGCCTTAATTACGCCATCTGAGCTTCTTATTCTGGATGAGCCTACGAACCATATTGATACGGACTCCGTGGCTTGGTTAGAGCAATATTTACAGAAACGGCGCGGCGCCCTCTTAATGGTAACGCATGATCGTTACTTCCTGGAGCGTGTCGCAAGTGTAATGCTGGAGCTGGACGGAGGGCAGTTATACCGTTATGAAGCCAACTATTCCCGTTTTCTAGAGCTAAAAGCCGACCGCGAAGAGCGTGAAGCCTCTGCGGAGCAAAAGCGTAAGAACCTGCTTCGTACGGAGCTTGCTTGGATTCGTCGTGGAGCTAAAGCTCGATCAACAAAACAAAAGGCGAGAATCGACCGTTTTGAGAAGCTGAAAGAAAGTACAGGAAGCAGTTCGAACGGTTCGCTGGATATTTCGGTGGCATCCACACGTTTGGGTCGTAAAATCATTGAAATCAATGAACTGTCGAAATCGCTGGATGGTCGTCAGTTGATTAAAGATCTAACTTACATTGCTGTACCACAAGATCGTGTAGGTATCGTAGGTCCTAATGGTAGCGGTAAATCAACACTTCTGAATCTGATTGCAGGTAAGCTGCAGCCGGATAAGGGAGAGGTTCAGCTCGGCGCGACGGTTAAGTTGGGGTACTTTACGCAAGAACATCAGGATATGGATGACAGCATGCGAGCCATTGAATATGTGAAGGAAGAAGCGGAAATCATACGTACGGCTGATGGTAGTGTCATTACGGCAGGCCAAATGCTCGAACGGTTCTTGTTCCCTCCTGCCATGCAGTGGACGCCGATCTCCAAACTGTCAGGTGGCGAAAAAAGACGCCTATATCTACTTCGTGTATTGATGGGAGCACCAAACGTATTGCTGTTGGATGAGCCTACGAACGACTTGGATATCGGCACGTTGGCTGTGTTAGAAGACTATCTGGATGAATTCCCGGGCGTCGTCTTTACAGTATCCCATGACCGTTATTTCCTGGATCGTACTATAGATAAGCTGATCGCTTTTGAAAATGGTGATATCCGGATTCATGTTGGCGATTATACGGAATATGAAGAATGGCTGGCCAAAAATGTTTCCTCACGCAATGCAGAATCTAACAAAGATGACGGAAGTGCAAAGCGTAAAGAGACAACAGATACGGATAGTAACACTGCGGGGGCATCAGCACCCAAGACTAAACTCAAATTCAGCTTTAAGGAACAGCGTGAATATGAGGGAATTGACGAGCAGATCGAGCTTGCAGAGCAGCGCTTGACGGATATTAGTGTGGAGATGGAAGCAGCGTTTGCTGACTCAGGCAGGCTCCAAGAGTTAGTGGAAGAACAGCGTCTTGCTGAAGCCGAGCTGGAGCGTCTAATGGAGCGCTGGACCTATCTGAATGAGCTTGCAGAGAAAATCGCTGGTAAAGCATAA
- a CDS encoding tetratricopeptide repeat protein codes for MAAVALRNEGKAEEARVMLLELYEQNGNNVELLYQLAWTHDVLGREREAVPFYEKSLALGLPSEQRVGALLGLGSTYRTLGEYESSKAILEQAVFEYPENKEFPVFLAMTMHNLGDHSLAMGMLLKLLAETSADEGIRSYSKAISYYSDKLEQVWD; via the coding sequence ATGGCAGCTGTAGCCCTGCGAAACGAAGGTAAAGCTGAAGAAGCCAGAGTGATGCTGTTAGAGCTATATGAGCAGAATGGTAATAACGTAGAACTTCTGTATCAATTAGCATGGACACATGATGTGCTTGGTCGGGAGCGTGAGGCAGTACCCTTTTATGAGAAAAGCTTAGCTCTAGGCTTACCTTCGGAGCAGAGAGTCGGCGCTCTATTGGGACTGGGCAGCACCTACCGAACACTCGGAGAATATGAGAGCTCCAAAGCAATACTGGAGCAGGCCGTTTTCGAGTATCCAGAAAATAAGGAATTTCCAGTATTTCTAGCGATGACTATGCATAATCTTGGAGATCATAGTTTGGCTATGGGGATGTTGCTTAAATTGCTGGCTGAAACCTCAGCGGATGAAGGGATAAGAAGCTACAGTAAGGCCATTTCATATTACTCAGATAAGCTTGAGCAAGTCTGGGATTGA
- a CDS encoding M42 family metallopeptidase, with amino-acid sequence MTIHPNEDYILSILKKLLDTPSPSGFTAQVMTLVAEEAAALNVPLSWNEKGGVILTVPGLDPSRTIGISAHVDTLGGMVRSIKSDGTLRLTSVGGFTMHSIENEYCVIHTRSGRTYTGTILTSHPSVHVYPDARDFKRSEENMEVRIDELVSNKEDVLKLGISVGDFISFDARAVITPSGYIKSRHLDDKASVAALLGLLESMKREGWKPLHNLSFLISNYEEVGHGTAWIPGEINEMIAVDMGAMGDDLSCKETDVSICAKDSSGPYDYVMTGRLIELAEALTIPYAVDIYPMYGSDASAALRGGNNIRAALIGPGVHASHSMERTHKQAVVNTAKLLAAYVGTN; translated from the coding sequence ATTACTATTCATCCAAACGAAGATTACATACTCTCAATCCTTAAAAAATTGCTTGATACACCGAGTCCTAGCGGCTTCACAGCACAGGTAATGACTCTAGTTGCCGAAGAAGCAGCTGCGCTGAACGTACCGTTAAGCTGGAATGAAAAAGGCGGCGTAATTCTGACCGTTCCGGGCCTAGATCCTTCACGCACAATCGGCATCAGCGCTCACGTGGATACACTTGGAGGCATGGTTCGCTCTATAAAATCTGATGGCACACTGCGACTGACCTCTGTTGGTGGCTTCACTATGCACAGCATCGAGAATGAATACTGTGTGATCCATACCCGCAGCGGCAGAACCTATACTGGAACCATCTTAACCAGCCATCCATCCGTTCACGTATATCCAGATGCTCGTGATTTCAAGCGTTCTGAGGAGAACATGGAAGTACGGATTGACGAGCTAGTATCTAACAAAGAAGATGTACTTAAGCTCGGCATCTCCGTTGGTGATTTCATTTCCTTCGATGCACGTGCGGTGATTACACCTAGCGGGTATATTAAATCCCGACATCTGGATGACAAAGCAAGCGTTGCTGCCCTTCTTGGCCTGCTGGAAAGTATGAAGCGTGAGGGCTGGAAACCGCTCCACAACCTTTCTTTCCTCATCTCCAACTACGAGGAAGTAGGACATGGCACAGCTTGGATTCCTGGCGAGATTAATGAAATGATAGCAGTCGATATGGGCGCCATGGGCGACGATCTTAGCTGTAAAGAAACCGATGTGTCCATCTGTGCAAAAGATTCTTCCGGCCCTTACGATTATGTTATGACTGGCCGTTTGATTGAGCTGGCCGAAGCACTCACAATTCCTTATGCCGTTGATATCTATCCTATGTACGGCTCCGATGCTTCCGCTGCCCTTCGAGGCGGCAACAATATTCGTGCCGCACTGATCGGCCCAGGCGTACACGCTTCCCACTCCATGGAACGCACACATAAGCAAGCTGTAGTAAACACTGCTAAGCTTCTCGCTGCTTATGTGGGTACTAACTGA
- a CDS encoding lipopolysaccharide assembly protein LapA domain-containing protein, translated as MRIQWSLIAGLIFALLTAIFAVINVDPVQVNFGFDVVNIPLILVILGCALIGGIIVGSYGIFRQYKLQKQIKSLNAELTKLRDADTSLDSFNTDNDGLTGGLN; from the coding sequence ATGAGAATTCAATGGTCTTTAATTGCAGGTCTAATCTTCGCGCTGCTAACAGCCATATTTGCAGTCATCAACGTAGATCCCGTTCAAGTCAATTTTGGTTTTGATGTAGTTAATATACCGCTGATCCTAGTTATTCTGGGCTGCGCGTTAATTGGTGGAATCATCGTGGGTTCTTATGGTATTTTTCGCCAGTACAAACTACAAAAACAAATTAAAAGTTTAAATGCTGAGCTAACCAAACTTCGTGATGCCGACACTTCTTTAGATTCTTTTAACACAGACAATGATGGCCTAACAGGAGGACTTAACTAA